The following is a genomic window from Devosia neptuniae.
CGCCGATGGCGTGATCAATTCGGCGCTCGCAGTGTTCGGCATCCAGGGCCCCTACTGGCTCTCGGACCCCAATTATTCGCTCTATACGCTGGTCGTGCTCGCCATCTGGCAATTCGGCTCGCCCATGCTGATCTTCCTCGCCGGGCTGCGCGCCATCCCGCAGGACCTGTACGAGGCGGCCGAGATCGACGCGGCAACGCCCAGCCGCAAATTCTTCGCCATCACCGTGCCCATGCTGGCTCCGGTCATCTTCTTCAATCTGGTGCTGCAGATGATCGAAGCGTTCAAATCCTTTTCGGGCGCCTTCATCATTTCGGGCGGCACCGGTGCCCCGCTCGATAGCCTACTGTTCTTCACCGTCTACCTGTTCAACGAGGCGTTCAGCTATTTCCGCATGGGCTATGCCTCGGCGCTGGGCTGGGTGCTGCTGGTCATCATCGCCGCCTTCACCGCCATCGCCTTCTGGACCTCAAAATATTGGGTCCATTACGA
Proteins encoded in this region:
- a CDS encoding carbohydrate ABC transporter permease, which codes for MTGMSIRSKLRRSWPGYVFLTPWLIGFFLLSIFPILASLYLAFTDYDAVNAPVWVGFENFQYMFEFDYRFWQSLKVTFLFVILSVPAKLIFALIVAMLLDKGIRAVGWYRALFYLPSILGGSIAVAILWRQLFNADGVINSALAVFGIQGPYWLSDPNYSLYTLVVLAIWQFGSPMLIFLAGLRAIPQDLYEAAEIDAATPSRKFFAITVPMLAPVIFFNLVLQMIEAFKSFSGAFIISGGTGAPLDSLLFFTVYLFNEAFSYFRMGYASALGWVLLVIIAAFTAIAFWTSKYWVHYENERG